The DNA sequence GGGACCCGCATTACGGAACATAAACTAGTTCATTCAGATGCTACTAAGCAGCTCAATTTCTTCATTATGTTAGTTGTACCTTACAGATTGTAACATAAGAAATAATCACGTTAATAAACACGTTTATTCCCAGTTTTATTACTGAAATATCTTATTCTTTAATGGTGTTATAGGGCAGGCAGGGGATTCACAATTTTCAAATCAAGTGTAGACGACAGAAGGAATTTTCACATGCATGTGGCAGTGGGTAAGACTGTACACACCCAGAAAGTACCGCATGGTGTCCGAGACAGTCCACTGACATTGCAGTAGCCTAAAAGAAAACAATTGTGAAACGCAAATGAAACAAATATGTTATCATTTCGGGCAAAGTACTTCAAATACTTAAGTATTTACAGACCTACCTCTAGTGGTCTTCTGAATGTAGTTAAATTAACAAAATTTAACCTAACAGACTAAAACAATATATGACTCTAAATCTGCAAGTGAGGGTGCCAGTTTATTTGCTGTCAGTGGAAAATGAATCAAGAATCCAGTCATTTACAAACTGCACTTGATCAGACTGTATAGCATTCACACAAGAGAGCGTCATGCTGAGGCAAATAAAGGGAGGGGGCAGTACTGCAGCTGAGATTAAACATATCTcctgctttaaaaatattttagtttgTACCTGAGCGTCTCTGAACTCCACCACCACATTCTCACTGCTCCAGCGAGCCGCCATGTTGCTTTCGACAAAACATCAACAAACGACGCTAATACACTCGGTTCGGAGTTCTCGTGAGACTTGGTGGAAGATGGCAGCCGCCATGGTGGAGCATGTTGTAGCTGATGCTGCTGCTTTTCTGAAAAAAGCTCCTTTACACGTAAGTTTTAATTGCGTTGCAGCTCCAGAGATATTGATGCTGTACTGAGGTGTCTTGATAAAGTGTTTACTTTATCGGACGTATATTTCTTCCCGGTTGTTTCAACTTGTGCCTGATATGCTGGTGTTACTGTAGATAGTGAAGCAAAACCCAGCGCTCAATTACTTTGTAACTTACATTAATTGTTGTCATTaccttaatattttatttacagtgataATTACTTTACATCAGTTACCAAAACGCCCCTTGCTAATGGATGCCCTACGCAAGCTGGCTTTAAATGAATGTGTCTGTTCACATGCTTTAGGAAATTGGCAAGAATATCTACACAATAAAAGACGTGGTGAATGAAATTCGGGATAAACAAACTAAAAAGAACTTGGCATTCTTACCTTATCAACTCCATTTCAAAGAACCTTTTCCAGAACATGTACGCTTTGGTGAGTGCTCATTTTTGCTTCCACCTCCCCACAATTACATTCTTGTAAAATTGTTTTATAGCATTATATGATAATCTTGTAAGGAGtgtttttaacaaattatttGAAGCTTTTTATCAGAATCCTCTGGAAATTCTTGCCATGTTTTTGTACATCTTTGTCATAAGCATCAGTTTTCTTGAACtgcattatttttactttattttatttatttattttgagacgTTAAATCACCTGTAGGAGTTTTACTTctatgaatttaattccattaacaGTTACCGAGTTTTCCAAAAAGACTGGAGACTATCCTAGTCTTTCAGCAACAGATATCAAGGTCTTGGCTCTCACCTATCAGCTGGAACTGGAAAATGTTGGGGCTGGTCATTTGAAAAAAGAACCTGCAGTTCAGGTATTAATGTTTGGACAATTTAAAGAATTGCACTAGAACTTGTATATGGATTCACATAAAAAATGTCTATGCGTAAAAAATTTAGGTGGAAGTATGCAGCACACAGAGACATCCAGAAGCTCCAGTAGACATTGTTGGATTCCACCTTCCCTCAAAagtatgctttttttttaatttgtgtgtttgaatatATAGATGTATGTATGTCTTTGTTAATTTTATTGGTCAATTATTAGTTTACACAGATGGAGagcttatctctctctctctctctctctctctctctctctctatatatatatatatatatatgcatgcatgcatgcaAGACACTTACTAGGTCGCCATGTGCACTATGCCAAAGGTTTGCTAATCACCTGCTCATCAGTTGTTTCTAAAATGATATTATTATGATTGGGAGTTTTTCACCTTGTCTGCTGCAGTATAAACCTCTTTtctttttgaaatgttttacaCTATATGTTGTAAAATTGCTGAGAGTATATCATTGCATTTAGCCACAAAAAGTTACATTAGTaatgtcaggtactgatgttggaggtTGAGTTCTGGATTTCATACTCGTGCTCTCACTCCTTGAGAAATGTTCATTTATCTGTCCAGAAATTGCACATACACGACTCCAAAATGAGGCTTTATAACTCACAAGCTGACATTAGtcccatttatttattatatatatatatatatatatatatatatatatataaaattcaaCACACCTTTCAGCAGTGTGCTCCTTAGCAGAATTGTTAAGTTAAATTAAGAAtatctacaaacatttgaacatatAATTTATCTAATTTTGCATTAATTCTGAAACTTATTCAGTTTAGAATTAGAAAGAATACCCTGTGCAATTATGTTGTCTTAAACCAAATTTTTGCTTGTTTGATTATTAGAAATCCTTAAACAGAACAGACACTGATGTTAACAGTCCAAATCAGTCATACGAACCTCAGGGTGCAGAGAGCTCAGAATTCAATAGCTTCCAGTTTTGGAGGACTCCACTACCGAGCATTGAGGCTGACTTATTAGAATTGTTGGtaagtattatttaaaaaataatgacaCCTAGTATTATCTTTGAGCACATCGCTTTGCTGTCATACTTCAATTTGTGTATTAGTTCAGTGTGAGTTGAACTGCAgactttttttctgtaaatcatcTTTAGGCTGCAGACACAGTTGTGGTGAAAGATGTAGCAGAGAAACTGGAGTCTATTGATTTGTCGAATGAAGTTCAGAAAAGTATCCCTCAAACTGGATTTGGGGAGGATGGTGAAAATGAGAATGAAGATTTAGGAGAGGAAGATGAAGAAttggaggaggagcaggaagATGAAGAATTGGAGGAAGAGCAGgaagatgaagaggatgatGGTGGAGGTTGGATCACTCCCAGCAATTTAAAACAAGTCCAGATGGATGTTGGTCACTGGCAACAGTCAACAAATGTCAAAGTGGGATGTGTGACCACTGACTTTGCCATGCAGGTAAAGTTCTTTAAACAAAAGGAAAGTTTGGAAAAACAATAGTTTTGGAATAGCATTTTATCCAGTTTTCTTTCTGAACACCCCTTAGGCCATACATATTTAAATGCTTGCTTAATTGAGTCACATCCTTCGGTCTGAAATGGTC is a window from the Hoplias malabaricus isolate fHopMal1 chromosome 11, fHopMal1.hap1, whole genome shotgun sequence genome containing:
- the nob1 gene encoding RNA-binding protein NOB1 — its product is MLLSTKHQQTTLIHSVRSSRETWWKMAAAMVEHVVADAAAFLKKAPLHEIGKNIYTIKDVVNEIRDKQTKKNLAFLPYQLHFKEPFPEHVRFVTEFSKKTGDYPSLSATDIKVLALTYQLELENVGAGHLKKEPAVQVEVCSTQRHPEAPVDIVGFHLPSKKSLNRTDTDVNSPNQSYEPQGAESSEFNSFQFWRTPLPSIEADLLELLAADTVVVKDVAEKLESIDLSNEVQKSIPQTGFGEDGENENEDLGEEDEELEEEQEDEELEEEQEDEEDDGGGWITPSNLKQVQMDVGHWQQSTNVKVGCVTTDFAMQNVLVHIGLNVLSLNGMLIKQTRNHILRCHGCFKTTTNMNKVFCSHCGNNTLKKIAVTIGEDQSIQMHFSRNPKVLNPKGKRYSLPLPKGGKHATNPQLVEDQPFPQQRASKKARQKTDVFHPDYLAGSSPFSEHDIYSRSANLHLRDAQSGGGRRRANPNAAHKKFVKKK